Proteins from a single region of Psilocybe cubensis strain MGC-MH-2018 chromosome 3, whole genome shotgun sequence:
- a CDS encoding GrpE protein-like protein, mitochondrial (GrpE protein homolog, mitochondrial) — MNLAAASFASLRVCSRATSSRALARSSVPRAHSRLSALGSRHYSEQAASQETPPPKAEDAKPDVAELEKRLKAKEDEVTDLTGRLRYLQADFLNLQRNAAREKEQTRDYAISKFAGDLLETVDVLSIALKSVPAQALKPSSSSSNSDVPPTPEPPLPKNHETYLHELHEGVEMTQRQLLQTLFKYHVKPFDPVGDKFDPNHHEALYQAPVPGKEPGTVIDCQKIGYKIKDRVLRAAQVGVAQDTS, encoded by the exons ATGAATctcgccgccgcctccttcGCCTCCCTGCGTGTCTGCTCCAGGGCTACCTCGTCCAGGGCCCTTGCACGCTCCTCTGTCCCCCGTGCCCACTCCCGTCTCTCCGCTCTCGGCTCACGGCATTATTCGGAGCAGGCTGCATCTCAGGAGactcctcctccaaaagcCGAAGATGCAAAGCCCGACGTCGCTGAGCTCGAGAAAAGGCTCAAGGCAAAGGAGGATGAAGTTACTGACCTAACG GGCCGTCTGCGCTACTTGCAAGCAGACTTCCTGAATCTCCAGCGTAATGCGGCGAGAGAGAAGGAGCAGACCCGAGACTATGCCATCTCAAAGTTCGCCGGGGACCTCCTTGAGACCGTCGACGTCCTTTCCATCGCCCTCAAAAGTGTACCCGCGCAGGCTCTCAAGccttcgtcctcgtcctccaatTCTGACGTTCCACCGACACCGGAGCCCCCTCTGCCGAAAAATCACGAGACATACCTCCACGAACTTCACGAGGGTGTAGAGATGACCCAGCGTCAGCTTCTGCAAACCTTGTTCAAATACCACGTCAAGCCGTTTGACCCCGTAGGCGACAAGTTCGACCCTAATCACCACGAGGCTCTTTACCAGGCTCCAGTCCCAGGGAAGGAACCCGGAACCGTCATTGACTGCCAGAAGATTGGTTACAAAATCAAGGACCGCGTACTACGAGCCGCACAGGTCGGTGTAGCCCAGGACACTTCATAG